A genomic window from Variovorax paradoxus includes:
- a CDS encoding extracellular solute-binding protein, which produces MALPSWAAHGLGMGYEPKYPASFKNFDYVNPDAPKGGELILSASGTFDKLNPFTLRGVPPQGMGYSANGFVFSEYGLIFDSLMTPSEDEPFSNYGMLAEDVQLAADRLSVTFRLNPKAKFSDGSPVLAKDVKYSFDTLMSKQAGPTFRSYWVDIKDAVVVGERTIRFDFKRQNSELHMIIGQLPVFSSAWGKGKPFDQIVSEPPIASGPYVVDKVDFGKYISYRRRPDYWAADLPVRKGMFNFGEVSYQYFKDSLGEEESLKAGSLDAMEERSIIAWVRRYKGRRFDSGELVKEEISHRRFTGMQGLSPNLRQPRFQDMRVRQALALAFDFDWLNQHLFYGRRARTMSYFQNSDDLMAQPEISPEEQVLIEHLKNRQRYIDNTKGELPRPASSGDTSEGLRRNLVRAQELLKEAGWTYRNGALRDKDGTPFVINFDIPDRSSGVVLAPYARNLAKLGIALDYRLRDPSLIKKKQDELDFDMVINIAGGSSSPGNELYDDFGSKSANEKGSQNLSGISDPVIDEILEVIVNSPDRKSLAAGARLLDRYLLHQHYVIPMYYGKQYFIAHKRKLRRPEAPLPQRLLAGSAMLTTWWIDPAAK; this is translated from the coding sequence TTGGCGCTTCCCTCGTGGGCAGCGCATGGTCTGGGCATGGGTTACGAGCCGAAGTACCCGGCGTCGTTCAAGAATTTCGACTACGTGAATCCCGATGCCCCCAAGGGCGGCGAGCTGATCCTCTCGGCCAGCGGAACCTTCGACAAGCTCAACCCCTTCACGCTGCGGGGCGTGCCGCCGCAGGGCATGGGCTACAGCGCCAACGGCTTCGTGTTCTCCGAATACGGCCTGATTTTCGATTCGCTGATGACGCCGAGCGAAGACGAGCCCTTCTCCAACTACGGCATGCTGGCCGAAGACGTGCAGCTTGCCGCAGACCGCCTGAGCGTCACTTTCCGCCTGAACCCGAAAGCCAAGTTCTCCGACGGCTCCCCGGTGCTCGCGAAGGACGTGAAGTACTCCTTCGACACCTTGATGAGCAAGCAGGCCGGGCCGACCTTCCGCTCGTACTGGGTCGACATCAAGGACGCCGTGGTGGTGGGAGAGCGCACGATCCGCTTCGACTTCAAGCGCCAGAACTCCGAGCTGCACATGATCATTGGCCAGTTGCCGGTGTTCTCGAGTGCCTGGGGCAAGGGCAAGCCCTTCGACCAGATCGTGAGTGAGCCGCCGATAGCCAGTGGGCCGTACGTGGTGGACAAGGTCGACTTCGGCAAGTACATCTCGTACCGCCGGCGGCCGGACTACTGGGCCGCCGATCTCCCGGTGCGCAAGGGGATGTTCAATTTCGGCGAGGTGTCGTACCAGTACTTCAAGGACTCGCTGGGTGAAGAGGAGTCGCTCAAGGCCGGCTCACTCGATGCGATGGAAGAACGCTCGATCATCGCCTGGGTGCGCCGCTACAAGGGGCGGCGCTTCGATTCCGGCGAACTGGTCAAGGAAGAGATTTCGCACCGCCGCTTCACCGGCATGCAGGGCCTCTCGCCCAACCTGCGGCAGCCTCGCTTCCAGGACATGCGCGTGCGACAGGCATTGGCGCTGGCCTTCGATTTCGACTGGCTCAACCAGCATCTCTTCTACGGGCGCAGGGCCCGCACGATGAGCTACTTCCAGAACAGCGATGACCTCATGGCCCAGCCCGAGATCAGCCCCGAGGAGCAAGTGCTGATCGAGCACCTCAAGAACAGGCAGCGATACATCGACAACACGAAGGGCGAACTACCGCGCCCCGCCAGCAGCGGAGACACCTCCGAAGGCCTGCGGCGCAACCTGGTCCGCGCGCAGGAACTGCTCAAAGAGGCGGGGTGGACCTACAGGAATGGCGCCTTGCGCGACAAGGATGGCACGCCTTTCGTCATCAACTTCGACATTCCGGACCGCAGCTCGGGTGTGGTGCTGGCGCCCTATGCGCGCAACCTCGCCAAGCTGGGAATCGCGCTGGACTATCGCTTGCGCGACCCGAGCCTGATAAAGAAGAAGCAGGACGAGCTCGACTTCGACATGGTCATCAACATCGCGGGTGGCTCATCGAGTCCGGGCAACGAGCTGTACGACGATTTCGGCTCGAAATCGGCCAATGAAAAGGGGAGCCAGAACCTCAGCGGCATCAGCGATCCGGTGATCGACGAGATTCTCGAAGTGATCGTCAACAGCCCGGACCGCAAGTCGCTCGCAGCAGGCGCGCGGCTGCTGGACCGTTACTTGCTCCACCAGCACTACGTGATCCCGATGTACTACGGCAAGCAATATTTCATTGCCCACAAGCGCAAGCTGCGCCGCCCCGAAGCGCCGTTGCCGCAACGTCTTCTCGCCGGCTCGGCGATGCTGACGACGTGGTGGATCGACCCGGCAGCGAAGTAG
- the fabI gene encoding enoyl-ACP reductase FabI, with protein MGFLSGKKLLITGVLSNRSIAYGIAKACHEQGAELAFSYVGERFKDRITEYAADFGSKLIFDCDVGDDAQIDKLFADLAQTWPKFDGFVHSIGFAPRESIAGDFLDGLSREGFKIAHDISAYSFPAMAKSALPYLNDKSALLTLTYLGAERALPNYNTMGLAKASLEASVRYTAASLGPKGMRVNGISAGPIKTLAASGIKGFGKMLAAVADASPIRRNVTIEEVGNVAAFLLSDLASGVTAEITYVDGGFSNVVGGMAE; from the coding sequence ATGGGCTTTCTTTCCGGCAAAAAACTGTTGATCACCGGTGTGTTGAGCAATCGCTCCATTGCTTATGGCATTGCCAAGGCCTGTCATGAACAGGGCGCGGAGCTCGCCTTCAGCTATGTCGGCGAGCGATTCAAGGACCGTATCACCGAATATGCCGCAGACTTTGGCTCGAAGCTGATTTTCGATTGCGACGTGGGCGACGACGCGCAGATCGACAAGCTCTTCGCCGACCTTGCACAGACTTGGCCGAAGTTCGACGGCTTCGTGCACAGCATCGGCTTCGCACCGCGCGAATCCATTGCGGGCGACTTCCTAGACGGGCTCTCGCGCGAAGGCTTCAAGATCGCGCACGACATCAGCGCGTACAGCTTTCCGGCCATGGCCAAGTCGGCCCTGCCCTATCTCAACGACAAGTCGGCCCTGCTCACGCTGACCTACCTGGGCGCCGAGCGCGCGCTGCCCAACTACAACACCATGGGCCTGGCCAAGGCCTCGCTCGAAGCCTCGGTGCGCTACACCGCCGCCTCGCTCGGCCCGAAGGGCATGCGCGTCAACGGCATCAGCGCGGGTCCGATCAAGACGCTGGCAGCCAGTGGCATCAAGGGTTTCGGCAAGATGCTGGCGGCCGTGGCCGACGCCTCGCCGATCCGCCGCAACGTGACCATCGAGGAAGTCGGCAACGTGGCTGCCTTCCTGCTGAGCGACCTGGCCAGCGGCGTGACCGCCGAGATCACCTACGTGGACGGCGGCTTCAGCAACGTCGTCGGCGGGATGGCCGAGTAA
- a CDS encoding microcin C ABC transporter permease YejB, translated as MAAYLLRRLLLIIPTLFGVLLINFAIVQFVPGGPAEQLLSQLTNKENRLSGGPTGRSLDAKQVAEIKALYGFDKPAPERFWQMLKQFARFDLGKSFFQSKDVWQLIKEKLPVSISLGLWTFFISYLIAVPLGVAKAVRAGSRFDFLTTLLVLVGYAIPGFVLGVALLVIFGGQLQWFPLRGLTSPNWESLSWGARIVDYLWHITLPVTAMVLGSFAITAMLTKNSFLEEIRKQYVLTARAKGLAERQVLWKHVFRNALIPIITGFPTAFIGAFFSGALLIETLFSLDGMGLLSYESVLRRDYPVFLGTLYLFTLIGLVTKLISDLCYVWVDPRVKFD; from the coding sequence ATGGCCGCCTACCTGCTTCGACGCCTTCTGCTGATCATTCCCACGCTGTTCGGGGTGCTGCTGATCAATTTCGCCATCGTTCAATTCGTTCCGGGCGGCCCGGCCGAGCAGTTGCTGTCGCAGCTGACCAACAAGGAAAACCGCCTCTCCGGTGGCCCCACGGGGCGCTCCCTCGACGCCAAGCAGGTGGCGGAAATCAAGGCTCTGTACGGCTTCGACAAGCCGGCGCCCGAGCGCTTCTGGCAGATGCTCAAGCAATTTGCCCGCTTCGACCTGGGCAAGAGCTTCTTCCAGAGCAAGGACGTGTGGCAGCTCATCAAGGAGAAGCTGCCGGTTTCGATCAGCCTGGGGCTCTGGACCTTCTTCATCAGCTACCTGATAGCGGTGCCGCTCGGTGTTGCGAAAGCGGTTCGCGCCGGTTCGCGCTTCGACTTTCTTACGACGCTGCTGGTGCTCGTTGGCTACGCGATTCCGGGTTTTGTGCTGGGCGTGGCGCTGCTGGTGATCTTCGGCGGCCAGCTGCAATGGTTTCCGCTGCGCGGGCTGACTTCGCCGAATTGGGAGTCGCTGAGCTGGGGCGCGCGCATCGTCGACTATTTGTGGCACATCACCTTGCCGGTGACGGCGATGGTGCTCGGCAGTTTCGCGATCACCGCGATGCTCACCAAGAACTCCTTCCTCGAAGAGATCCGCAAGCAGTACGTGCTGACGGCGCGTGCCAAGGGGCTGGCCGAACGCCAGGTGCTCTGGAAGCACGTGTTCCGCAACGCGCTGATTCCGATCATCACGGGCTTCCCGACCGCCTTCATCGGTGCCTTCTTCTCGGGCGCGCTGCTGATCGAGACGCTGTTCTCGCTCGACGGGATGGGCCTGCTCAGCTACGAAAGCGTCCTGCGGCGCGACTACCCGGTGTTTCTGGGCACGCTCTATCTGTTCACGCTGATCGGTCTGGTGACCAAGCTCATTTCCGATCTTTGCTATGTCTGGGTCGATCCGAGGGTGAAGTTTGACTAA